In Plasmodium falciparum 3D7 genome assembly, chromosome: 6, the following proteins share a genomic window:
- a CDS encoding tetratricopeptide repeat protein, putative: protein MGAFGSKNLEYYNYASMKLLEVENYENDEELYFKEHDIDEIIKKARDIRNCNYKESLDLYFKALKILKKLKDNNNNNKIYKNILEFEIRPQELKNKSIKLNTHCIKHNDHNNKDQLGSNSTLSDEKNICINKQIASLYNEIGDLCCIHDFIDKSLYYYDKACSYNPSKIEYIYKKGVLYQQMNNTEKAIKTFKLILSNDESHIPTLFSLGNLYRYIDNNIALSYFEAILKKEPDNTEVLSLIASCYDNLGKINEAISYQNKAVQIDPDNFNHKKFAQRLIEMKSQN, encoded by the coding sequence atgggTGCATTCGGAAGTAAGAATTTGGAGTATTACAATTATGCTAGCATGAAATTGTTGGAAGTGGAAAATTACGAAAATGATGAGGAACTATATTTTAAGGAACATGATATAGATGAAATAATTAAGAAAGCACGAGACATCAGAAATTGTAATTATAAAGAATCTttagatttatattttaaagcattgaaaatattaaaaaagttaaaagataataataataataataaaatatataaaaatattttagaaTTTGAAATAAGACCacaagaattaaaaaataaatctataaaattaaatacacattgtataaaacataatgatcataataataaggatCAATTAGGTTCTAATTCAACTTTAtctgatgaaaaaaatatttgtattaataaacaaatagcttcattatataatgaaattgGTGACCTTTGTTGTATTCATGATTTTATAGATAaatctttatattattatgataaggCTTGTTCTTATAACCCTTCAaaaattgaatatatatataaaaaaggagtATTATATCAACAAATGAATAATACTGAAAAAGCAATTAAGACATTTAAGCTTATCCTTTCAAACGATGAAAGTCATATCCCcactttattttctttaggaaatttatatagatatattgataataatattgctTTGTCATATTTTGAAGCAATACTTAAAAAAGAACCTGATAACACAGAAGTATTATCATTGATTGCTTCATGTTATGATAATTTgggaaaaataaatgaagctATTTCTTATCAAAATAAAGCGGTTCAAATAGATCCTGATAATTTTAATCATAAAAAGTTTGCTCAAAGGCTTATAGAAATGAAATCCCAGAATTGA